The genomic segment gatgtagacacacacacatatacacacccaTATGCAAACacgctcacgcacacacacacacacacacacacacacacacacgagtcaTGTATTTAACCTAATGAAGCactctctgttgtctgtgtcaTATCCAAACCCGAAGATTACGCCATTTTTTAACCAAAGGTGGAGGTGAGGCATCAGTTTGCTAAGAGCAGATGATTTCATGTTGATTTAGCTGGATTTTGATTAATGAAGTCATCAAATGGAGAGTGAATGCTGCTGATAGATGGGAAACATTCACTGCCGTCATACTGatggaaaacaaatctcatgGACTGTGTAAATGACTCATTTAATTATtgttaaatggaaaaacaaagctATAGCAACAGCCGCCGCAAAGATGGACCTTCAAAAACATGGCAAGTGTTGGTTGTAcacagagtgtgagagagagggagagagagatgaaatgcacaaatacaaagagagagatagaaagacagCAGGGGGAGGCAGAGATGAATCTGTATTTGATTTAAGCCTCTTACCCCATGGTAACCATACCCACCACCACTCACTTCCCTCCCTCTGCCTACTCAAACAGCCTTCAAAGAGTCGGAAGGCAAAAGTGGAACATCGACTGCTAAACATATGAGATATGAGAGGGATAGAGGGGGAAAATCAGACGGATGCTTACTGGACATTTCGTAGTAGTTTCAAAATATTGATGTACTACTATGGAATACAGCTGGGGTTTGATGGAATTATATCAAATCTGAATCTGGTATCAAAATATCTTATTAAATCAAAAAccttcaaaagaaaataaaagattatgttcattattgattaatccgacgaaaaaaagtgaaaaatatccatcacgtcttcaaatgtcttgttttgtctgatcaatgGTTCAAAATCTAAATACATTAAATTTATTGTCTTAGAAGACtatgaaaaccagaaaatactcacatttgacAAGTTGGAACCAAtgaatttttgcttaaaaaatgacttaaatgattaatcaattatctaAGTAATTGCTGATCAATTTtgtgttgatcaactaattgattaattggctAATAATTCCAACTCTGCCTGAATCCATTTAGGTTTAGCTTTCATCAATTTTAAGTGATAagatttatataaaaaaataaatcttaatgacaaaaaattaattactttatatttaaaaataaaacataaggACTGACAAAGAACCAAAGCTCAGATTTCACACATAACATACTGTTATTTACTGTAGCTAAATCACtatgtgaatgttttgtacattgaaAACACAAGAATTAAATAGTCAGTAAGTAATTTGTTTAACtctgagctaaacacattttaccaTCTTGGaaccagatccaaaatggaaccCTCTATCTGAACCCAACCCTCCCACATACTCACAGCCTAACAACCTGCCACCAGGCAGCATTAAGACTGCTGCCTCAGCAAATCTACCAAAGACTGCACAGACAATCCTGTCATAaaatttaatgaatgaattctaAGGTATGGGTCGTTTTGATatgtcagcatttttgttttaggCTTCAACAAACCACAGCAGGGGTTATTTATTCTGAAAAACCATGGCAAACCATGACCTGGATGGAGTTCATTTCTATATAAATATTTCTGTAAGATGAAGCCTTGATGAACCATGTCTTGTAGTTTATGTTGGACGGAATATACTCACATATTCTCTTAGCAACAGATGTACATTCATTGAAAAGCGCACCATATTTTCTCTGTACAGACTGATATTTCCAGTGGAGAGAGTGCTCCCTCAGTGCAGGAGTCATAAATTTCTGGTGTGCAGGAGAGAAAGACTCTTACAGATTATGTTGCCCATTGGAAACAGAGTTAGGGTTATGTAAGGCAAATGACTGTATCCCACGATCACACCACCGGTGGTTTCATCCATGAATGagtcagacacaaaaacacagagaaagagacgcaacacacacaaacatattggtgagaaaacacaaacacatggacgAGCATTatcaaatgaacaaatgtatGCACTTTTAGAGAAAAAACAATCTACAGATGCAGGCATCTCATCTCCATATGCTCCAAATACtaatattcctttaaagtgaTTTATTGGTATTTCACAGTCTGAAATCAATGATCCATAGCTGACCCAAAATAAATACTCTCTTGAATGcacacaaaactaaatgaaGACAATAGAGTGAAAATGATCAATCCCCACCCCATTAAATTAATAGAGTGATGCAAGCAGCAGCTCTTCACATGTCTTCAGTGTTCTGTAACAGTGGCTTTATTTTTGAGAGCTGAGAAGTAAACTGAAAAGATTATTAGATTTGGAGTTGGTGACACAATGTATAAGCAGGTCAAAAGACTGCATAAAGAAATGACTTCTATTCCTCTGATACGATAAAGATTAGCTTGCTCCAGCTGTTTGCCAATGctgtaaatttaaaatattgatgTAATGGCCAAAGCTTGGCTCTGTGCTCTGAACTAAGGTCATTGGCAGTCATGCAAAAAATCAGGTCTATTGATCTGATATGATCCGTCCATGAGATGAAGCTACAGTATGTAACTAAATCCTACATGAGTGCATGCTGTGGATATAAAATCCACTGGGACCTGGATTGCTAATGTGATTGCATTCTATAAGGACAGGGGGCATGTGGAGGCACACACAGGGACAATGAAATGTTGTGGCATTAGTGCAGAGAGCCTCCACTATCCTGTATTTCAGCTTTCTGGTCCTCAGAGCAACATCAAATACATACTTTTGCcaatttttacttttcttctttctaaCACTCTATGGGGGTGAGTTAAAATGTTTATAGTAGCAAAACAATATGGTAAAGCaagacaaatacaaataattgtttttgttgttttagccTATAGGATTTGTTCTcctgtgacagagagaaaggccttagagcagcagcagtaggcaTGAGATTATCGCATATGGAAATCACATCAAATTAGAAATGCAATGAAATCTAGCATATCTCTACAAAATATACCTATATATTTCCAAGCAAGAGGACATATGAATATTGCAGCAGCCTCCACACAATTTCCAAATCACACAGAAGTGTTGCAATATTCCACATCTTACCAGCCCTAATTCACACCCCAAAAACAATTACACTAAAGAAACCCCATGTCATGCCTTTTAACCTAACATAGACAACCTTGAAGAGAATACTGTAGCTGTATCACTAAATCTGAACAAGTTAACGATATCTGGTAACAGCCAGGAGAATCCCACTCACAATTGCGTTTAGGCAAGAAGAAAACGAAAGCAGATTTGCAGATATTGTGTGTTGCAGAGGTCACATTAGAGGCGTTTGAACCAACGTCAACATCAGCAGGAATTCCGTACATCATTGTTCAGCAACATGCCCTTGCCTGGGTTGGACTCAACAGGGCGTGGGCCTCACACAGAGAATGCGCAAGGCGGGTGCCTGTCGCGACAGCTACAGATCAATCATTTGCCATCTATTTTACCATTTAACCTACCCTTCTTCACACTTTTCGGAGAATAATAAAAGTTGTCtttaaaaaacagctgccttTAAGGAACGTATCAGctccaaaacacaaacaagcggCCCTGTTCAGCTGCAGCACCTATTGGCGCCCAGGCAGGCAGTCGCAGGCCTGTCAGGTTATTCAAAATATCTATTAGCCTACTACCCCTGGTAGGGAATGTGCGTTTTGTTGCAGTCATCAAAACAAAACGGACAAATATGCGTATGATCTTTAGTGtcatttcctcctcttcataAACCGTGCGCATCGTCCCCCATCATCCCTCCACTGTCGCTCTACATGTAAACTCTTACCTGCAGccagggggagagagggaatgGAAAGTAGATAGGGAAAACATCTCAGCCCTGTCCGCCATCTTCTTCCACAAATGACTCAGAGCGACTGCAGAAAATCACGGAGGGAGCGCAGTCCATTCACAATCACAGGGAAGAGGACAGACGCGGCCGTGGACAGAGGTTTCTCTCTCTGCGGCCCCACAGATGCCCCCTGGCCGCAAGCCTTCGATCAGACGAGCCTGCTCAGCACCATCAAATCTGCAGTCAACCATCCACACAAGCAGGCTAGGAAGGGGTGTCAAGGCAGAAATGATCTTCAGAGGCAGTGCACAACGCCGCggaaattaaaatacaatccTATTTCCCCCCGATACGTCCACGCGAAGCATAAGCGCACAGTATGCACCCGCAGTCCGTGTTTTTCCTCGCCAAatgtctgctgctgtgatgcTGCATGTGACACCCAGCGGATACGGGCCAGCAGTGCGGAGACAGGCAGAGACGGAGGAGGGGGGGGTGTGGAGCAGAGACGATATAACGTCAGTGCCGTTACCGTATGAGCAGGCTGTCCTGAGTGGATGCAGGCAGAGCTAAAGCCCGCAAGCTTAACAAGCAGCTAAACACTGGCGTAGAAACACAATTTCCGTAAAGTGTTTGCAATAGCATTACACTGATAGTGACATCTGCAGCCAGAGCAAACGTGCTTGCCAAAGTTAGGTCCGGGGACCACCAGAGGTCCTTAGGAGTTCCTCGGAAAACACATGCGTTTCAATGATATTCAAGTCCATGATTTACATGATTTTAAAGTATGGCTAAGATGGACTCTTGTTTATTGTTTAGAGTTTGTTTATTTGGACCCCATTAACATCCCGCTTGTGTCAGTCATCTTGATCCTGATGtccataaacacaaagaaatcagAGCAGGCGCCGAAACAACGACATAAAaggcaaagagacagaaaagagaaagtgcTGCTGATAGCAGAAGAGCACAGTGCAAAATGAACCACAACAGGTCAATGCAGAGCGCAAAGGCAGACAGAACGAACACTATGGCAAAGATTTAAATGAAGAACTGGTTAGTTTTCAGGACAGAAAAGATTACAAATAAAGTGCCACAAAATAAAATGCGAGAAGAAAATCTCCTACACGTAAGGTACAACGAATTGGTGCCACACAAAAAGATGGTGGTGTTATAGTTTCTCTGTGcacttactgtatgtatttaaaacaatgtacagtatgtatactgTAACTtatcatgaaaataataatagttgaatattattatattttgtattgagATTGGCATCGCTTTAAGATGATCAGAGGTTAAAGTTTTCCTTCCTTTCTATTTACCACTGGATCACAGAttgtaaatgaataataaatcaGTGGATCACACCTCAGACAGCATGATACCTCAAGGAGGTATTATGCTGTACTGAGCAGGCGCAGTGTGGAGCTGTTCactgtctgtggtgctgaagTGTATACCGCTAAACTGCAGTTTACCATTTGTGCCAGACGGGGGCGGTAAATGTTCACTCACTTGGTAAAATCCTGACTAGCCTTTGACAGAACAAGTGCATTTGTATTGGCCTATAATGTTAGACCTTCATTCACTAAATAGCAGGATTCACTAAGTTATTCAGCTAACAAACAGTgatgagttttctttttttatttaattgtttcacTTTATGATGTTTACTAATAAGAAATCATTGTCCATTTATTCATCTAGTAATTCACTGTATGTTCAGTGTACAGCATAAGAGTAGAATaggaaaacattttctgtgatcACAAGCCTTTCACacaattgcatttttatttccatcaaatggaaggatttacagtatatgaactGAGTAGATGTGGTCCACATGTAACATTTATCATTACCCAGAGGGCAATGTAAAACGAGTTACACTTTCATCCTAAGGCCTTCTGATTTCTTACActtattatatttttgatatgtcaaattttgattacatttaatGGAGTAAATGGGGTTTCTTTCCTTGTTTAAACTTAACTTTTATCAAGAAGCAAGAGAATAACATACAGACAGTTATGCACCAATGAGATGTTTATTTTGATGGTCATAGCCATGGCAGGAAATTGAGTTAAGCAATCACCTTCTCTTCAATGTGAATAGGACCCAGGGTGACATCACCCTCCCATTCGAAAACtaaggaagaaagacagaagacatGTGTTACAGTAAGCACCACTGTGGTTGTCCTACAACACAGGCAAGCATACAGTAAGCAGTTAACTCATCGGGATAGTGGTAACATCAACTCTGATAAAATGTTGTAATATGTTGACTGTTCAATTTTCCTTATATAATATCAAATACTTTAgacaattcatttttattaacataCTTTCACTTTGAGTCACATCACGGGTCTTCCTTCCAGGAGTAGTCTGAGAACCCCAGGATCCACCAGTTGTGTCAGATGGTCCAACAGAGTCACAGGAGCCACAAACTGCATCAGCTCCACTGGCCTCCTTCCACCtaggaagaaagagagatacAAGCAGTAGATACAGGATCAATTCTCCAGTCACActttttcatttacacacatgcacacacacagactcacccATTGATGTAGGAACAAGCTCTATATTCACTATCGATGGCATAGGCAGTAGATGTTGCTTTCAAGTGGCAGGTAATGTAGAGCTGTTAGAATAATAGATGGGTTGGGTTATTATTAGATGTAATTCTGCTGCATTTGATGTAAAGcagaaaatattaaatcagTCTTGGTGATGCTCACCATGCCACTGTCAGCACCCTGGAACCTGAAGGCCTCCAACTGGAACTGAAGCATGTTCTCTGCAGTGCGAGTCATGAACTTAGAGGTAGAGCCTGTGATCTTAGCATCAAGCAAACACCTGCacccagaaaaaaacatgtgaaataaCATTAGGGATGTAAAAAATGCTTTAGTGTTTGTGATAATCTGTTATCACTGTACTCAACAACTCATTAAACTACCTCACCCATGGTTCTCAATGAAGGCATATCTGGGGCTGGAGGACATGTCAGGTGAAAGAGTAGCTACGCAGCTGTCCACATAAACACGGAGGGGCACGTGGAAGTACTGCTTGACGATAGCCTCAATATTAATGATGTCTCCCAGGAAATACTGGTAGCTTGGCCTCTCATTTTGCCAGTCAtctgtgcaatgagataacagcATTTTAGTAATGTtgacaaatatatatttcattgcCAGCCAGATGATTAAGTAAACTTTTTGAGTGACATATTTCTGAGTGCGACCCTCTCTTCTTTGTATGGATATATGCATCTAGGATAATGCACAAGTTGGTCAGAGCGCAGTGGCAACCCTACAAATGggatatattttaaatttcagttccacaaaagttaaaatatgCAGAAAATCTTTCTTTAACTCACCAGTCTTGAGTTTCAGGGTGAAGTATAAGAATTCCTCTGCCACCTTTACCGCAGAGAATGGGATCCACAGAGGGTTAAGAGGAAGGCTGCTCACATTGTGCTTCCTAAATGAAACATGTTTCCTTAGAAATCAGAAAACTAAAGTAATTATGAGATTAATGTGCATAATTTGCGTAGGCCAAGGGCTATGGGTTACATATCAGTAAGATTTTTTCATGAGATTTTTACGTCAAATtatgttgtatattttttgcCACACCTCTTAGTGATAGTCTGCATACCTTGGGTAGTGGCATTCCACAATTACAGCAGCTTTGGTG from the Siniperca chuatsi isolate FFG_IHB_CAS linkage group LG4, ASM2008510v1, whole genome shotgun sequence genome contains:
- the LOC122874690 gene encoding zona pellucida sperm-binding protein 3-like, producing MVKKFLAVCLLALALLCSFCDAQWRENVYKPSVPRYQKPETPVKPEPNKQVPQEPQQSKQTFEKPLTWKYPEVPKPDPQPEVPFELRHPVAAATVAVECRERDAHVEVKKDMFGIGKLINPADLTLGACGVIAEDAQVLIFEAQLQDCGSTLTMTEDALIYTFTLNYNPQPVGSAPVLRTTKAAVIVECHYPRKHNVSSLPLNPLWIPFSAVKVAEEFLYFTLKLKTDDWQNERPSYQYFLGDIINIEAIVKQYFHVPLRVYVDSCVATLSPDMSSSPRYAFIENHGCLLDAKITGSTSKFMTRTAENMLQFQLEAFRFQGADSGMLYITCHLKATSTAYAIDSEYRACSYINGWKEASGADAVCGSCDSVGPSDTTGGSWGSQTTPGRKTRDVTQSEIFEWEGDVTLGPIHIEEKVIA